In Oncorhynchus gorbuscha isolate QuinsamMale2020 ecotype Even-year linkage group LG02, OgorEven_v1.0, whole genome shotgun sequence, a single genomic region encodes these proteins:
- the LOC123998632 gene encoding sphingosine 1-phosphate receptor 4-like, with protein sequence MDSMSSLSSSTSCPYLYLWSNSITNNSSRSSISNNVILEHYNHTGRLQHRGPRQGGLSLGATLSLFISILIILENLLVLVAVLSRIRNSHRWVYVCIANITLSDLLAGAAYVVNICMSGSHTFRLSPALWLFREGVMFVTLAASIFSLLLIAVERYTAMMKPLHQKSARKTCRIYGLVALCWILAFAIGFLPLLGWNCVCSLESCSTLLPLYSKSYIFFSLLIFSLILLAIGVLYGAIYCHVRSSAKVGSQRSRKRSLGLLKTVISIVGVFIMCWGPLFALLLLDFFCVSRQCAPLFSADWVIALAVLNSALNPVIYALGSTELRKAIAGLLCCCCLRAGLCHPDAFVSKETSSTGSTRHSSLRNSFNKVRSFSISPPPAPKAPKKSRLSSTTSCLSVSSG encoded by the coding sequence ATGGATTCCATGTCCTCCCTGAGCTCCTCAACCTCCTGCCCCTACCTGTACCTCTGGAGTAATAGCATCACCAACAACAGCAGTAGAAGCAGTATTAGCAACAATGTGATCCTGGAGCACTACAACCACACAGGGCGCCTGCAGCACCGCGGGCCCCGCCAAGGTGGCCTGAGCTTGGGCGCgaccctctccctcttcatcagcATCCTCATCATCCTGGAGAACCTGCTGGTCCTGGTGGCCGTGCTCTCCAGGATCCGCAACAGCCACCGCTGGGTCTACGTGTGCATCGCCAACATCACCCTCAGTGACTTGCTGGCTGGGGCGGCCTACGTGGTCAACATCTGCATGTCTGGCAGCCATACATTCAGACTGAGCCCAGCTCTGTGGCTGTTCAGGGAAGGGGTGATGTTTGTGACCTTGGCTGCCTCGATCTTCAGCCTGCTGCTGATAGCAGTGGAGCGCTACACCGCTATGATGAAGCCGCTGCACCAGAAGTCAGCCAGGAAGACATGTCGTATCTACGGCCTGGTGGCGCTGTGCTGGATCCTGGCCTTCGCCATCGGCTTCCTCCCCCTGCTGGGATGGAACTGCGTGTGCAGCCTGGAGAGCTGCTCCACCCTGCTGCCGCTCTACTCCAAGAGCTacatcttcttctctctgctcatCTTCTCCCTCATCCTGCTGGCCATCGGTGTGCTCTACGGCGCCATCTACTGCCACGTGCGCAGCAGCGCCAAGGTGGGATCCCAGCGCAGCCGCAAGCGATCCCTGGGGCTCCTGAAGACGGTCATCTCCATCGTGGGTGTGTTCATCATGTGCTGGGGCCCTCTGTTCGCCCTGCTGCTGCTGGACTTTTTCTGTGTGTCGCGGCAGTGTGCGCCCCTCTTCAGTGCCGACTGGGTCATTGCTCTGGCCGTGCTCAACTCTGCTCTGAACCCTGTCATCTACGCCCTGGGTAGCACAGAGCTGAGGAAGGCCATCGCAgggctgctgtgctgctgctgcctcaGGGCAGGCCTCTGTCACCCTGATGCCTTCGTGTCCAAGGAGACCAGCAGCACGGGGAGCACCAGGCATAGTAGCCTGAGGAACAGTTTCAATAAGGTCAGGAGTTTCAGTATCAGCCCCCCGCCTGCACCCAAGGCCCCCAAGAAGAGCCGCCTCAGCTCCACCACCAGCTGCCTGTCTGTGTCGAGCGGTTAG